Proteins from a single region of Palaemon carinicauda isolate YSFRI2023 chromosome 1, ASM3689809v2, whole genome shotgun sequence:
- the LOC137641519 gene encoding uncharacterized protein, with translation MDSTKVSPDDSTKVSPDDSTKVTPDDSTKVSPDDSTTVALYESTKVSPDDSTTVAPDDGTTVSPDDSTKVSLDDSKKVTPDDRTKVSPDDITTVTPDDSTKVSPDDITKVTPDDSTTITTGFTEDNFTVSPETSTREFPEMNTTVSPDNIPKEFPNVTNSVTPEGSTENPFPKCPDIGRPQVAGSVVMCYCKGNEIYVNGKCQVYDGAILFPVQYRGYCSKEENVLLYNVTVQDVNCDISKHSYINFTKNQFHIRYRGDVVLLKESGKLEGQRINNYCIFHHLDEYDQLTWTMKACVPIPSVPRCCPPGQAMKEGKCQAANTPDVLKPPISAKPFSDSIDWDNITEYESPRKCDSEYEPPITIPLGHMQSHLISLADGVEYGCAPGYSRRNRAYLKCPDYCVDGIKNSEGSVDYFTSFCSSDPKYTHETLCASRICLRKCCKSGYSMDFNSYICVPDPNSTFTPSTDMELTNYNIVIGRPLCTYAFRVVDTVRVDTKGNLILKDREFTSTDFCVDTFLDNEQRHQRALACRTKTSLWSEVRTYLFPICFVLSLIFLMIIIVYHLLVPRLLAIGGLQQLCHVIALSIAYATKFSINVFHDTLPDGVCFNLVYAHLFGFLATFFWLNVMCFEIRRKIRRLKSYRPCKSYPNIFYMMYGWGIPSLLCVTTILTEKCTFIDFCGVITDRIDIWENLFREDIALLIYLHGPIAVLFLFNSGFLVLTYINYKIMLRNYEETANDLKELGAGVIREQRINPSCIPWRQVTDHVHELNQKLKIFILMATCWGSEILSWKIPLSELRALTETLNSLHGFFLFIILLSNSNKRKHLKKRFFWLFLWLEKSNKFPANMKKWLQNSVNRTISPMSSLTSSISSQFSNSSVFRTITTSVRSSNTPSSSSSFYVQSSVSFDNPDDGVIGLFHSSLPGSDSVQAPVGPSLRSSKSPEVTQDSSF, from the exons ATGGACAGTACCAAAGTGTCACCCGATGACAGTACCAAAGTGTCACCAGATGACAGTACCAAAGTGACACCTGATGACAGTACCAAAGTGTCACCCGATGACAGTACCACAGTGGCACTATATGAAAGTACCAAAGTGTCACCTGATGACAGTACCACAGTGGCACCTGATGACGGTACCACAGTGTCACCTGATGACAGTACCAAAGTGTCACTAGATGACAGTAAAAAAGTGACACCTGATGACAGAACCAAAGTGTCACCTGATGACATTACCACTGTAACACCTGATGACAGTACCAAAGTGTCACCTGATGACATTACCAAAGTGACACCTGATGACAGTACCACAATTACCACTGGATTCACAGAAGATAATTTCACAGTTTCCCCTGAAACAAGTACTAGGGAGTTCCCGGAAATGAACACGACAGTGTCCCCTGATAATATTCCCAAAGAATTCCCAAATGTTACCAATTCAGTGACCCCTGAAGGAAGTACAGAAAATCCCTTTCCCAAGTGTCCGGATATTGGAAGACCACAAGTGGCCGGATCCGTTGTGATGTGTTACTGCAAAGGAAATGAAATTTATGTGAATGGGAAGTGCCAAGTTTACGATGGTGCCATTCTCTTTCCAGTCCAGTATAGAGGGTATTGCTCAAAAGAG GAAAATGTGTTGCTCTACAATGTGACGGTGCAAGATGTAAACTGTGATATTTCTAAACACAGTTATATTAATTTCACAAAGAATCAATTTCATATAAGATATCGAGGTGATGTAGTTCTTCTCAAAGAATCTGGAAAACTAGAAGGACAACGCATCAATAACTATTGCATTTTTCACCACTTGGATGAGTATGATCAACTGACTTGGACAATGAAGGCTTGTGTGCCCATACCTTCTGTTCCAAGGTGTTGTCCTCCTGGACAGGCAATGAAGGAGGGGAAATGCCAAGCTGCAAATACTCCAGATGTGCTTAAACCTCCCATTTCTGCAAAACCCTTTTCTGATAGTATAGATTGGGACAATATTACGGAGTACGAAAGCCCAAGGAAATGTGACTCTGAATATGAACCACCGATAACCATTCCTTTAGGCCACATGCAATCACATCTTATTTCATTAGCTGATGGTGTAGAATATGGATGCGCACCAGGCTACTCTCGAAGGAATCGTGCATATCTTAAATGTCCTGACTACTGTGTTGATGGAATAAAAAATTCTGAAGGTTCTGTTGACTACTTTACAAGCTTTTGTTCCAGTGATCCAAAATACACACACGAAActctttgtgcaagtaggatatgtcttagaaaatgttgtaaatctGGATATTCAATGGACTTTAATAGCTACATATGTGTTCCAGATCCCAATTCTACTTTTACTCCTTCTACTGACATGGAATTAACTAATTACAATATTGTAATCGGAAGGCCACTATGCACATATGCATTCAGAGTGGTGGATACGGTTAGGGTAGACACGAAAGGCAATCTGATTCTCAAAGACAGAGAATTCACTTCTACTGACTTCTGTGTGGATACATTCCTAGACAATGAACAGCGACACCAAAGAGCCTTGGCATGTCGGACTAAAACTTCCCTTTGGTCAGAGGTGCGAACTTATCTCTTCCCCATTTGTTTTGTCCTCTCTCTCATCTTCCTGATGATTATCATCGTTTATCATCTGTTGGTTCCTAGATTACTTGCTATTGGAGGCCTGCAGCAACTCTGTCATGTGATAGCCCTCTCCATTGCTTACGCCACTAAGTTCTCTATTAACGTGTTCCATGACACATTACCTGATGGCGTTTGTTTTAACTTAG TCTATGCTCATCTGTTCGGATTCCTAGCAACATTCTTCTGGCTGAATGTGATGTGCTTTGAGATTCGGAGGAAGATCAG GAGACTGAAAAGTTATCGTCCGTGCAAGTCTTATCCAAATATATTCTACATGATGTATGGCTGGGGAATACCCTCTTTATTATG tgtGACTACCATTCTAACGGAGAAATGTACCTTTATAGATTTTTGTGGTGTCATTACGGACCGCATTGATATTTGGGAAAATTTGTTCAGAG AGGACATCGCTCTCCTGATCTATTTACATGGCCCCATCGCTGTGTTGTTCCTCTTCAACTCTGGGTTTCTTGTCCTAACCTACATCAACTACAAAATAATGCTCCGGAACTACGAGGAAACCGCCAATGACCTGAAGGAATTAGGAGCTGGGGTCATCAGAGAGCAACGCATCAATCCTTCTTGTATTCCTTGGAGACAGGTCACTGACCACGTCCACGA gTTAAACCAAAAGCTGAAAATCTTTATCCTTATGGCCACCTGCTGGGGTTCAGaaatattgtcttggaaaataCCTCTTTCGGAACTACG GGCCTTAACTGAGACCCTCAATTCGTTGCATGGTTTCTTCCTCTTCATAATTCTTCTGTCAAACAGCAATAAACGGAAGCATTTGAAGAAGAGGTTTTTTTGGCTATTCCTATGGCTTGAAAAATCCAACAAATTTCCAGCAAATATGAAGAAGTGGCTGCAAAATAGCGTAAATCGTACAATATCACCAATGAGTTCTCTTACTTCAAGTATCAGCAGTCAGTTCTCGAACTCATCAGTATTCAGAACAATCACCACTTCAGTCCGGTCATCCAacactccctcttcttcttcttctttctatgtcCAAAGTTCTGTGTCCTTCGATAATCCTGATGATGGAGTTATTGGCCTTTTTCATTCATCTCTTCCGGGATCAGACAGTGTTCAGGCCCCGGTCGGTCCATCACTTCGAAGTTCCAAAAGTCCGGAGGTCACTCAAGATTCGTCTTTCTAA